The Tautonia marina genomic sequence CCGAGCGGTCGTCTCCGACCCGAACAGCCCGGCCCAGTTGTCCGGCGACGGCACGGCAAAGCTGGCCCTGTTCGTCCCGGGATCGGCGACGTTCACCGTCGTCGACGGCTCGGGAGTCGAGCCGTCGACGACCCTCGGGCTGCCCGGCGATGTCCCGGTCCCGGCCGATTACGACGGCGATGGCATCACCGACCTCGCCGTCTACCGGCCAAGCAACGCCGAGTGGTTTATCCAACTCTCGACCGGCGGCGCCTACCGGGTCGCCTTCGGCGCGGCCGGGACGGATCAGCCGGTGCCGGCCGACTACGACGGCGACGGCCGGGCCGACATCGCCACCTTCCGGCCCTCCAGCGATCTGACCCCCGGCGCCGCCGAGTGGTTCATCCAACTCTCGACCGGCGGCGCCTACCGGGTCGCCTTCGGCGCGGCCGGGACGGATCAGCCGGTGCCGGCCGACTACGACGGCGACGGCCGGGCCGACATCGCCACCTTCCGGCCCTCGGAAGGGCTCTGGGCGCTCCGCACATCGGGAGGCGGCGACCAGACCATCCGCCTGCAGCTTCCTCCAGTCCGGGCGATCCCCAACACCCTGCCGATCGCACTCCGGAACGACCTCGCGATCAACGACCTACTCGATTCGGCCTCGAACGCCGCGACAGCGCGTCGCCTGGCCAGGCTCCACGCCCTCGTCGACCAGTTCCTCGACGGGATTGGCCCCGTTGCTGACGACGGATGACCTTCTCCCGCCACGCCACCCGGCCGTCGCGGCGGCACTGACTCATTGCCCGAGTCTGATCCGCGGCGGAGCCCGGGAACTGCACGTCGGAGATCTCGGATCAATGCTGCTGGACGACCTGAGCGACTTCCCCGCCATCGACACGGGCAGCGCGGCGGGCACCTACCTGATCCGCACGTTCAGCGACCGCGACTTCACCGAACAGCAGGTGATGGCCCTCCGGGCCGAGTTGGATGGCAACCTCCGCCTCGTCACCTGCTTCGCCGGCGAGGCCGTCGGCGTCTTCGAGCAGGTCGAGCACCTATCCCGGATAATTCATCTCCTGCCGCGCACTGTCTCTCCGCATTGATGAGTCAAGCTTGAGCCGATCCCCCTGTGCGCTGAGGACGGACCTGCCCCCTCCCCGGGGCGGTGATAACGGCGTTGGTGGTATTATGAGGGAAGACGAGGGGCGGGGCGGCTATCCCATACAGGAGACCCATCACCGCCCGGCTGACCTGCAGGAACTGATCCAGGTGCGGCCAGCTCCCCGACAGCCGCATCACCACCCGCCGCGTCCGCGTGATCTCTTCCGCCGCCACCTTGATCCACCGCGTCCGCCACGTGCAGGCGAACCCACCGCCCAGCGGGTCCCGTTTCCGTCGCCGGTTGAAGAAGCGCTTGCGACCCGGCTCGTCCAACGCCTCGGCGGGGTCCGCGACCTTGCCTTCAGCCCCTCGGGCGACCGGCTCGCCTGCGCCGGCCTGCTGAACGCGACCAACCCGCTGGGTGCGGTCAATGATCCGGCCGTGGTGCTTTACGACGGGCTCCGAGGCGAGCAGATCGGCCTGCTGAAGGCCCAGGGGGGGTTGAAGGGGGTCGCCTGGGGAGTCCGGTTCCACCCTGACGGATTCCTCGCCGTCGCCGTGGGAGGCTCCGGCGGCGGACACCTGTTGTTCTATCGTCCCGATCAGCCCGACGAGGAGTTTCACCGCTTCTCGCTGCCGAACACGGCCCGCGAGCTCGACCTGCATCCGGACGGTCTGCACCTGGCCACCGCCCACCACGACGGCAAACTCCGGCTCTCCCGAATGCAACCGCACGCGCAACCCGAGGCCTCCTGACCACGTCTCACCCCTCAGGGTTCGGCTGAACGATCCGGCGCCGCATTCGACCCCCGAGAGGATCCCGGATCGCCTTGTGTGGTGTCCGGGCCAAACCGGGTGGTGACTGCTGGGGAAACACTCGGAGTCGCTGGCGGGGCTAAGGACCAACCAAGCGATTCCTCCGATCGACTTGCTCCCTCTCTGGATCCGGAAGCTCGGGTGAGAAGCTGGTGGAGATCCGCGAGGAGTCTCCCCGAGCGTCCGCCGTTTCCGATCAATCTCGAGGGCCCAGGTTCCGGGAGGCGACAGCCCATTCCTGGGGACACTCACGTCACTCTGCCTGTCCGGAACCGGATCGTGCTCGGTTGCTTCCGAGGAACGGGAGGCGGAGCGGCATTCCCGGAGGTAGAGTGGCACCCATCACGATCCGACGACTCGGACCGGATCAATAGCCTCGTACCCGTTGCCCGTGATGACGAGCATTTGGCCCGTCGAGTGTTCCCAGCCGGGGTCCGCGATGGTCTGCTTCAGAACGACTGCCTGGGGTGTCACCTGTCTCTCCGTCCTCCTCGCGGCACCCCCACAGACCGCGATGGCCCAGCCGGTGATTCTGGAGACGGAACTGCTCCGCGAGGGGCCGCTCGCGCTCGTGGAGGAGGCCCGATTGCAGGGCGATCCGATTGCAGGGCGATCCGATCCGGGGCGCGGCCCTGTGTGCTCAGCCGCAGCTGGCTTGCGTCCTCTGCCACTCCTGTGGTGGGCCGGACGGCGCGTCGCCACTGGGGCCTGACCTGGCCCGACCGGCGCCGGGAACGACCGCGGCCGATGTCGTCCGATCGCTGCTCGACCCTTCGGAGACGATCCGGGAGGGCTTTGAGACGGTGACGATCGCCCGGATCAACGGGGAGGTCCTCACCGGCCTGATGGGGGAGGAACGCGAGGAGCCCTCGTCCTCCGAGGCGCGACCCAGGGCGGTGGTGAGCTGGTCATCCCGAAGGCGGAGATCGAAGAGCGGGCGACCTCCCGGAACTCGATCATGCCCACCGGCCTGGTCAACCTGATGGCCGATCGCCAGCAGTTCCTCGACCTGGCCTCGTATCTGATCGAGGCGGCCGAGTTCGGCCCGGCTCGCGCCCGATCCTTGCGACCGGACCCCTCGGTCATCAACCCTCCCCTGCCGGCCTACGAGGCCGACCTCGATCACGCCGGCCTGATCGCCGCCCTCGACGACGACGCCTTCCGCCGCGGAGCGCTCCTGTATGCGAGGAACTGTGCGAGCTGCCACGGGACCCGCGAACAGCCGGGATCGATGCCGACCTCCCTGCAGTTCGCCGA encodes the following:
- a CDS encoding WD40 repeat domain-containing protein, with protein sequence MSRSPCALRTDLPPPRGGDNGVGGIMREDEGRGGYPIQETHHRPADLQELIQVRPAPRQPHHHPPRPRDLFRRHLDPPRPPRAGEPTAQRVPFPSPVEEALATRLVQRLGGVRDLAFSPSGDRLACAGLLNATNPLGAVNDPAVVLYDGLRGEQIGLLKAQGGLKGVAWGVRFHPDGFLAVAVGGSGGGHLLFYRPDQPDEEFHRFSLPNTARELDLHPDGLHLATAHHDGKLRLSRMQPHAQPEAS
- a CDS encoding DUF6797 domain-containing protein; amino-acid sequence: MPTGLVNLMADRQQFLDLASYLIEAAEFGPARARSLRPDPSVINPPLPAYEADLDHAGLIAALDDDAFRRGALLYARNCASCHGTREQPGSMPTSLQFAEGQFRNGKAYGPLSRSWGRYRGRYDAGDRTILSYTVGNAEVLESTSLSDTTDRSSSGRSRSARETPR